A part of Octopus sinensis linkage group LG7, ASM634580v1, whole genome shotgun sequence genomic DNA contains:
- the LOC115214388 gene encoding monocarboxylate transporter 10-like isoform X2, translated as MSTSTEGPKQDLADHSSSSTPGSQQTVFTIKLNGTEKEDKLNEKSSEKKPDKPLAENNEEFSPPDGGWGWVVMIASMVLILLTDGIAFSVGTIYPTIRDDFNSESTKASLISALINAFSLLTGPVASVLADSYGHRVVVISGSIISGVAFVAASFSPNIDVAILTYGFLAGTGFSLMYVSSVVVVGQYFERRRALAIGIASSGSGIGIFLISAITGALLNVISWRTVSLIEAALMILGILSGLTLHPLPKPKENKEKISKRKLLMKRLDITLFKMPAYNTICMVFILATIAADAALTPLVLIEIVGYSRLNSSVGFMCMFRGFPILIAGPIGGYLRDVTGKYDATFFMAGSTLLVSALFCLITWFIIRMSKCKTYTLSKVKTETVTIS; from the exons ATGTCTACAAGTACAGAAGGACCAAAACAGGATCTAGCTGACCATTCCTCGTCTTCTACACCGGGCAGCCAACAG ACTGTTTTCACAATCAAGCTGAACGGcacagaaaaagaagacaaacttAATGAAAAATCGTCCGAAAAGAAACCTGATAAACCACTAGCAGAGAACAACGAGGAATTTAGTCCCCCAGATGGTGGTTGGGGATGGGTGGTGATGATTGCTTCTATGGTGTTAATTCTTCTCACAGATGGTATTGCTTTCTCAGTCGGCACCATTTATCCAACAATCCGAGATGACTTCAATTCAGAAAGTACAAAAGCTTCTCTTATTAGTGCTTTGATCAACGCTTTCAGCCTCTTAACTG GTCCAGTGGCCAGTGTTCTTGCTGATTCGTATGGTCATCGAGTCGTCGTCATCTCGGGTAGCATCATATCAGGTGTTGCCTTTGTCGCCGCAAGCTTCTCACCCAACATCGACGTCGCTATATTAACTTACGGTTTCTTAGCAG GAACTGGTTTTTCTTTGATGTACGTGAGCAGCGTCGTTGTGGTTGGACAGTACTTTGAAAGACGTAGAGCCCTTGCCATTGGCATTGCATCTTCCGGTTCCGGTATAGGGATCTTCTTAATATCAGCCATTACTGGAGCTTTGCTCAATGTAATATCATGGCGAACTGTTTCTTTGATAGAAGCAGCGCTTATGATCTTAGGAATTCTATCTGGTTTGACACTTCATCCTCTTCCGAAgcctaaagaaaataaagaaaaaatatccaaGCGAAAGTTACTTATGAAACGGTTGGACATAACATTATTTAAAATGCCTGCTTACAATACAATTTGTATGGTTTTTATACTTGCAACTATTG CTGCCGATGCCGCTTTGACACCCTTGGTATTGATAGAAATTGTCGGTTATAGTCGGTTGAATAGTTCCGTTGGATTCATGTGTATGTTCAGAGGATTTCCTATTCTAATTGCCGGACCTATAGGAG GTTATTTACGGGATGTAACTGGAAAATACGACGCCACCTTTTTCATGGCTGGATCAACCTTATTAGTATCAGCATTATTCTGTCTTATAACGTGGTTCATAATTCGAATGAGCAAATGCAAAACTTACACTCTCTCAAAAGTCAAGACGGAAACTGTAACcatttcatag
- the LOC115214388 gene encoding monocarboxylate transporter 12-B-like isoform X1 — MSTSTEGPKQDLADHSSSSTPGSQQTVFTIKLNGTEKEDKLNEKSSEKKPDKPLAENNEEFSPPDGGWGWVVMIASMVLILLTDGIAFSVGTIYPTIRDDFNSESTKASLISALINAFSLLTGPVASVLADSYGHRVVVISGSIISGVAFVAASFSPNIDVAILTYGFLAGTGFSLMYVSSVVVVGQYFERRRALAIGIASSGSGIGIFLISAITGALLNVISWRTVSLIEAALMILGILSGLTLHPLPKPKENKEKISKRKLLMKRLDITLFKMPAYNTICMVFILATIGCILPYMYIPDVAQELDIESERSAFLLSITGITNTVSRMLCGFVVYRFPILSPILLLAGICCIGGILSFFVFLFTSYLSLAIYAAIVGFVYAADAALTPLVLIEIVGYSRLNSSVGFMCMFRGFPILIAGPIGGYLRDVTGKYDATFFMAGSTLLVSALFCLITWFIIRMSKCKTYTLSKVKTETVTIS; from the exons ATGTCTACAAGTACAGAAGGACCAAAACAGGATCTAGCTGACCATTCCTCGTCTTCTACACCGGGCAGCCAACAG ACTGTTTTCACAATCAAGCTGAACGGcacagaaaaagaagacaaacttAATGAAAAATCGTCCGAAAAGAAACCTGATAAACCACTAGCAGAGAACAACGAGGAATTTAGTCCCCCAGATGGTGGTTGGGGATGGGTGGTGATGATTGCTTCTATGGTGTTAATTCTTCTCACAGATGGTATTGCTTTCTCAGTCGGCACCATTTATCCAACAATCCGAGATGACTTCAATTCAGAAAGTACAAAAGCTTCTCTTATTAGTGCTTTGATCAACGCTTTCAGCCTCTTAACTG GTCCAGTGGCCAGTGTTCTTGCTGATTCGTATGGTCATCGAGTCGTCGTCATCTCGGGTAGCATCATATCAGGTGTTGCCTTTGTCGCCGCAAGCTTCTCACCCAACATCGACGTCGCTATATTAACTTACGGTTTCTTAGCAG GAACTGGTTTTTCTTTGATGTACGTGAGCAGCGTCGTTGTGGTTGGACAGTACTTTGAAAGACGTAGAGCCCTTGCCATTGGCATTGCATCTTCCGGTTCCGGTATAGGGATCTTCTTAATATCAGCCATTACTGGAGCTTTGCTCAATGTAATATCATGGCGAACTGTTTCTTTGATAGAAGCAGCGCTTATGATCTTAGGAATTCTATCTGGTTTGACACTTCATCCTCTTCCGAAgcctaaagaaaataaagaaaaaatatccaaGCGAAAGTTACTTATGAAACGGTTGGACATAACATTATTTAAAATGCCTGCTTACAATACAATTTGTATGGTTTTTATACTTGCAACTATTG gttgtatacttccttatatgtacatacctgaTGTCGCTCAAGAGCTCGACATTGAGAGTGAGCGGTCTGCTTTCTTACTTTCAATAACTGGCATCACAAACACAGTGTCCAGAATGTTGTGTGGTTTCGTTGTCTACCGTTTTCCAATCCTCAGTCCAATTCTCCTACTTGCAGGCATCTGTTGTATTGGAGGAATATTATCTTTTTTCGTCTTTCTTTTCACCAGTTACCTCAGCCTTGCTATCTATGCTGCTATAGTAGGCTTCGTTTATG CTGCCGATGCCGCTTTGACACCCTTGGTATTGATAGAAATTGTCGGTTATAGTCGGTTGAATAGTTCCGTTGGATTCATGTGTATGTTCAGAGGATTTCCTATTCTAATTGCCGGACCTATAGGAG GTTATTTACGGGATGTAACTGGAAAATACGACGCCACCTTTTTCATGGCTGGATCAACCTTATTAGTATCAGCATTATTCTGTCTTATAACGTGGTTCATAATTCGAATGAGCAAATGCAAAACTTACACTCTCTCAAAAGTCAAGACGGAAACTGTAACcatttcatag